In Caballeronia sp. TF1N1, the DNA window GCGGATCTCGTCGTCGTGACCATTCCAGAGTCGAAGGTGCCGCTTCTTTCGAAGGATTTGCTCGCGGGTGCGCCGGCGAGTCTCATCGTGATCGATACTGGCAATTACTATCCGCGGCAGCGCGACGGTCGAATCGACGGAATCGAAAACGGTCTGCCGGAAAGCCGCTGGGTGGAAGAGAAGATCGGCCGGCCGGTCATCAAGGCGTTCAACAATATCTACGCGGCGCATCTGCGCAACCACGGCAAGCCGGCGGGAACGGCGGGGCGCATTGCGCTGCCCGTGGCGGGCGACGACCACAAGGCGAAGAAAGTCGTTATGCAACTGGTCGATGAAATCGGCTTCGATCCGGTCGATGCCGGCGAAATCGACGATTCCTGGCGTCAGCAACCCGCCACGCCCGTCTACACGGCGGACCTCGACGCGGCGGGCGTTCGCCACGCGCTGCACGAAGCCAGCCCGCAGCGCAAACCCGAGTGGCGCGCGACAGATGAAAGCCCGGGAGACTTCGACAATCCGCGCTAACGGCCGAATACGCGCGCCATGCGACAATCTGCAAACTTTCACGATGCGCTTTAACATGACGTGCCGGGCTCCCGCGCTCGACTCCGACAGCGCGAACGCCCGCATCAAGACTTGCAGATTGCCCTATGAAAACCGCATCTCCCGCGTTTGACCAGTTGAAACCTCGCCCCGGCTTTGGCGAATGCCCCGAATGCGACGACGTCGAACTGGCCGCCACGGCCACCATTCCGACACGCTACGGCACGTTCGCGTCGTATGTGTATCGCGTGAAGGAAACGGATGTCGAGCACATCGCTTTCGTCATGGGCGACGTGAGCAACGGCGAATCCGTGCTTACGCGCCTGCATTCCGAATGCGTGACGGGCGACGTCTTCGGCTCGTACCGGTGCGATTGCGGCGAGCAGCTCGATCTCGCGCTGCGCTATATCGCCGCCGAGAATCGCGGCATTCTGCTGTACTTGCGCGGACACGAGGGACGCGGCATCGGGCTCGCCAACAAGATCCGCGCTTACGCGTTGCAGGAGCAGGGTCTCGATACGGTCGATGCCAACCTGCATCTCGGCTTGCCCGACGACGCCCGCGAGTATGATTCCGCCGCCGCCATCCTGCGCTCGATGGACGTCAAATCGGTGCGCCTGATGAGCAACAATCCGTCGAAGTTCGACACGCTGCTCAGGCACGACATCCCCGTGAAGGAACGCGTCGCGCTCGCCATCCCCATGCGCGAGGAAAACGAACGCTACATCAAGACGAAGCAGGCGCGCTTCGGACATTACTTCGACGAGAACGAATAAGCGCGTCTTCCGCGATCTAGCTTGCGTCGTGGAAGATCACGCCTAGCATGTGGCGCCGCCCGGAGCGTAGGCGGCTCACGCCATGCCGCATGTTCACGCGATACGGCCCGCGCGATCCCTGCACCGGCCGCTGGTGTACGGCGAAGAACGCCGCGTCGCCTTGCGCGAGCGGTACGACTTCGGCGCGCGATTGCATGCGCGGACGCTGTTCCGTCATCACGAATTCGCCGCCGGTGAAGTCTTGTTCGGGCGCAGAAAGTAGAACTGCCATCTGGATCGGAAAAACGTGTTCGCCGTACAGATCCTGATGCAGACAGTTGTAGTCGCCGGGAACGTAGCGTAGGAGAAGCGGCGTCGGCCGCGTCTGTCCGGCGTAATGACAACGCTCGATGAACTCTCCATGCACCGGTGGAAAGCGCGTTTCGATCCCCATTACCTCGTGCCATTTATTCGCAATGGGCGCGAGATGCGGATACACCGTGCTGCGCACCGTTTGCAGCGTCTCGGGCAACGGATACGCGAAGTATTTGTACTCGCCGCGCCCGAACGAGTAACGTTCCATCACGATACGGCTGCGAAAGGTCGCGTCGTCGTCGTACAGCGCGGCGAGCGTCGCGCACTCTTCACGCGAAAAAAGGCCCGGCGCAATGGCCGAGCCTTGGGAATCGAGTTGATGCTCGATATCCGTCCAGTCGAGTGCATCGACGCGCGCGTTGATGTCTCTGTCCAGCACCTTCATCTGCAGTTCTCCGGATTGGCGTGATTGCCGCACAGTGTGCGTCCTGAACCGCGCTCACGCACTCCGGGAATTGCTGCGCAATTCAATGCGCGGTCGCGACTTCGGTTATGCGGTTCTGCAAGGCTTCCTTGCGCGCTTCGATCTTCTTGCCGAGCGCGATGAGATCGACACTCTTCGTCTTGCGGATTTCCGGAAACAGCTCGGTTTCTTCTTCTTCCACGTGATGCTTGACGTTCTCCGACAGTACCTTGAAGGTCGCGTCGAAACCTTCGTCGCCGGCCTTGATCTGCGAAAACTTTTCGATCAGCGTCTTGACCAGAAAGTGTTCGACGTAGGCTTCGTCGACATCGATTTTCTCGTCCGTGCCGAGTGCGGTGCGGGCGGCGGGATAAAGCAACTCTTCCTCGACGATCGAATGGATCGACAACAACTCGCACGCGCGCTGAACCAGCGTCGTCTTGCGTTCGAGATCGTCTTTTTCGGCGCGTTCGAAGGCGTCGAATAGCTGCTCGACAGCGCGATGGTCGGCTTCGAGAATGGCAAGTGCGTCTTGCGGATGCGGTGCTTGCGCGGCGGTCATATCGTTTCTCCTGTGGGGACGGGGCGAAACCTTTGGGGCGTCTGTCGCGCCTTGGGGGTGCCTTCGGGTCGCTTTTAGTTGCCTCTGGGCAGGTTTTCTAGAGCAAACCCGGTGCCCGCGCTCGAAGCAGGCAAAGATAAGGTTGGCATGGCTTTAAGCGGATAGGAGCGCGTCATGCCGGCCTGCGTGCTGCGCGAACAAAACCGGAGCACGGAGCGACATGAATGAACGTCCGCCTTAACGCCGCATCATGCCGACGACGAAAGCGCCGACAGGTCCCGCTCGCGCATGACATTGACCCGCCACCACGCCGGCAACAGACGCCGCACTTCCGAGCGCGCAAAGCGGTCGTCGATCAGGTAGAGCACGCCACGGTCTTGCGGCCCGCGAATCACGCGTCCGGCCGCCTGCACGACCTTCTGCAAGCCCGGAAAAAGATAAGCGTAGTCATAGCCGGCGCCGAAAGCGTCCTGCATCCGCACTTTCATCTGCTCATTGACAGGATTGAGTTGCGGCAGACCGAGCGTCGCGACGAAGGCGCCAATGAGCCGCGTGCCCGGCAGATCCACCGCCTCGCCAAACGCGCCGCCCAGCACCGCGAAACCGACGCCGCGTCCATCCGGAACGAAGCGCGCGAGAAAGTCGTGCTGCGCGGCTTCGCTCATCGCGCGTGACTGCTGCCAACTCGGAATTCCGGGATGACGTACCGCGAATTCCGCCGCGACTTGCGCCAGATATTCGAAGCTGCTGAAAAAGCTCAGATAGTTGCCTTCCGCGAGACCGTACTGCGCCGCGATCATGTCGGCGATGCGCGCAACGGATTGCCGGCGGTCGCGATAGCGCGTCGAGACATCGGCGATGGCGCGTACATCGAGTTGATCCGCTGAGAACGGCGACTCCACGTCGATGAACGCGCTCGTTTCCGGCAAGCCGAGCGTGTCGGCGTAGAAGTGCGTGGGCGTGAGCGTCGCGGAAAACAACGCGACGCTGTGGGCGCTCGCGAAACGCCCGGCGAGATGCGGCGCGGGAATCACGTTGCGCAGGCACAGCACGACATTGCGCTTCTTCGCCGACGCGTGGCCAGAAAGCGAGATATCGACGATCGAATGCGAACCGAAGCGCTCCGCGATGCGCGTGAAGTGCACGGCATCGAAATAAAAGCGCATGGTGTCGGGCGAGAAGAGGTCGGCTTGCTCGCCGAGCATTTCCGTCATCAGCGAAACCGCCTGGCCGAGCGCGGTCAGCAACTGGGCGGGCGGTTCGGCGAGCGGCGCGTAGTCGATGCCCGCGGTTTCCTGTTCGCGGCTCGTGTCGCTGAAGGTTCGGGCGACGCGCGCAAGCGTTTTTTTCAGAAGCGGCGGCGCGGCGCGGCGCATTGCATCGAACGAGGCGCGATCGAGCGATGCGGAATACATGCCGCGCGCCCGATCGATCAGGTTGTGCGCTTCATCGACGAGTACCGACACGCGCCAGCGGTTCGTTTCAGCTAGGGCGAAAAGCATTGCGCTGGTGTCGAAGTAATAGTTGTAGTCGCCGACGATGACATCGGCCCAGCGCGAGAGCTCCTGGCTCAGATAGTACGGACAGACTTCGTGGTGTCGCGCGACTTCGGCTGTCGACGCGCGGTCCAGGTGTGCACGCGCGAGGGCATCGGCGCGCGCGGCGGGAAGGCGGTCGTAGAAGCCGCGCGCGAGCGGGCACGAATCGCCGTGACACGCGCGGTCGGGATATTCGCAGGCTTTGTCGCGGGCGACGAGTTCGATTACACGTAAGGGAAAGGGCGTGGCGGTCGCTTTGGCTTTTGCCGTTGCCGCGTCCGCTGGCGCCGCTGTTTTTTCCGCCGCCCCGACGATCGTTCCGAGCGCATCGAGCGCAAGCTGCCGCCCCGCGCTTTTCGCCGTGAGAAAGTAGATCTTGTCCAACTGCTGCTTCGGCCAAGCCTTGAGCAGCGGAAACAACGTGCCGACCGTCTTGCCGATACCCGTCGGCGCCTGTGCAAGCAAACATCGGCTCGATGCGGCCGCGCGATAGACCGCCTCGGCAAGGGCCCGCTGCCCAGGCCGAAACTCCGTGTGCGGAAACACCAGCGCGGTAAGCGCCGCCTCGCGCGCCGCACGGTGCCGCATCTCCTGTTCGGCCCACGCGATGAACCGCGTGCATTGATCCTCGTAATGCGCCTTTAACGCCAGCGCGGTTTGCGTCTCCACAAGCACGCTTTCAGTCTGTTCGACGATATCGAAATAAACGAGCGCGACTTCGATCTCATCGAGACCGAGCTTCTTGCACATGAGATGCGCATACACGCGCGCCTGTGCCCAATGCAGATGCCGATGATTCTGCGGCATCGATTCCAGCTTGCCTCGATACGTTTTGACTTCTTCCAGCCGATTGCGCACCGGATCGAAACCATCCGCGCGGCCGCGCACGCGCAACGGACCGAAGTCTTCGGCGAGGGAAATTTCCTTGAGATAACCAGCTGGCCGCCGGCTTGCGACCGTCACATGTCCGGCAATGCCTTCCTGCGCGCTTGGCGCTGGCGTGAAGCGCAAATCGAGATCGCCCTGTTTCGACGTGAATTCGCAAAGCGCGCGCACAGCGACGGTGTAAGCAGGATCGCCGCACGCCAGATTGGCGGCCGAGTCAGAGGCTGTATGCATGTACAGTAGTCTAGCATTTCCGTCATTCGCCGCAACAAATGCGTTGCTGCCTTTAAGGCATGAAATGTCGTGGCGATTGGCGTTTCGCTAGAATGACGGACATCTCAATATTGCCGCGCGCGACCGAAACAATGCATGCAATCAACACATCCGCAATCAAAGGCTGGCACGCGCATATTTATTTCGATGCCGCGAGCCGCGACGCGGCCTGGGCAATTTGGGAGGTCATCTCGACGCACTTTGCGGCGGAACTTGAAACCGGCAAGCTTATCTTGGGACGCTTTCATGAACGTCCGGTTGGACCGCACCCGATGTGGTCGTTTCAACTCGGCTTTGGTCGCGAAGATCTCGTGCCGATTTTCGAATGGCTCACCTTGAATCACGGCGCGCTCGATGTTTTCATGCATCCGAATACCGAGGACGAATTGCGCGATCATCGCGATTCCGCGGTGTGGATTGGCCGATCGCATGAATTGCGGCTGGATGGCTGGAAATAAATGAAAAAAGGGCGGAGTGGTCCGCCCTTTCTCGTTGCTTGAAAACGCTCAAGCCTTTTTGACGCTCGTTCCCTTCGACGACACAACCCGCACTGCGCCCTGCGTCGCGACGCTCGCATCGGTTTCTGCCGCTTCCACCACCTGACGCGCGGACTTTCTCGCCGCTTCATAAGCCGAATTTGCAGATTCCGTTGCGGCGTCGATAGCCGACTTCCACGCATTCACCACCGCTTCGCTGCCGGCTGGCGCGCTGCTCGCAAGCGTGCTGACAAGCGCCTGCGCGTTGCGCTGCGACTTCTCCAACTGGTCCTGCGCCGCTTCCACATAAACGCCGCGCACGCCTGCCGCGATTTCGTGGAAGCTCTGCCAGTAAGCCGCGACGCGTTGAGCGCCGGCCTGAGATTGTTGGCTTTGCAAAGCAAAGAACTCTTTCGGATCGCGTACGGAAAACACACGAGCAACGAAGTTCTGATGTTCATCCAGCGCCGTCTTGAACGTGCGCGTGTTCAGGTCGATGAGTTTCTCGAAACCTTCCACGGCTCGTGTAGCGAGACCGAAGCTGGCGTCGAATCCTGCTTTCTGTGACGCGATGAGATTTTCAGGCGCAAGACTGCTCATGCTGGACTCCATTGGACGTTGCGTTTTGAAAGACGATCGATTTGTGCGGTGCAGCGAACGCTCTATTGTAGGGATAGCGCGAGGCGTGTCAATTGCCTTTTTTATTAACCGATGGCGATTTGAATTCGTATCCGAAGAAAGTCAAGTTTCAATCGCGTCTGATTATCTCGCTGATTTTGAACTAGGCGGATAATACGAACGGACCACCTAATCGCGGAGAAACAAGAACGAACGGGCGTGCTTAAGATATCTCCCGTTTGCCTGCTCAAGGTAAACCACGAGTAACAACCCGCGCATAACGTTGTTTCCCCTACTTGACGCTCTGACGCTATCTTGAAAAAATCTCGCACTGCAACAAACGGCGTCCGCGCGTGAACATCGAAAGGACTTTTTCCTGTCACCGTCGCGTCACCGTGATTATCTAGCATGCGAACTTGCGCTAAAGAGCCGGCGCTGAACGGCAGTAGTTATAAATCGAGAGAACGGACAGAAAATGGGGCGACATTCCCAAACCATCGGACACCTTGAACGTAGTCACGAAGATAACGCTCTGCGCCGCGCCATTGCCGCGCGGCTCGATCGGGCAATGCAGAAAGCCAACGTCAGTTCCGCCAAGGCCGCGGACTGGCTCGACGTAACCGAGCACGACGTGCATTTCTGGCGGCGCGGCATCACGGTGCCGCCGCTGCATGCGTTCAACCGTATTGCCAGGCAACTGGACATCGACGTGCACTGGCTTTGCACAGGCCAGGCGCAGCAAACACATCAAGCGCAAGTCGCGGGCTAAGCGTTTAGGGCGTCGAATCCGGCAACACTGCCGGTTTGCGCCCATGCATGAGCACGGTTCCAATACCGCTCGCGGCGATCACGCACATGCCGATAGCCATCCATCGGTCAGGCACCTGACCGAATAACACCCAGCTGAAAAAGGCCGCGAAAGCAAGTTGGGAATAGGAGAAGGGCGTCAGCACCGACAGTGCCGCGCGCCTGAGCGCCTGCAACATCAAAAGCTGGCCGATGGTCGCCATTGTTGCCATGAGCGCCACGAGCAGCCAGCTTTTCCATTCCACGAGCGCCAGTTCCGGCAGCATTTGCGACTGATCCATCCACATCAACGTGCACAGCACGATGGTTGCGACGAGCGCCGTCAGAAAGTTGGTGGTGACGGCGTCATCGACGCGCGACAGATGGCTCGATACCACCTGAAAGCACGCAAACGTCGTGGCCGCACCGATCGGAAAGACAACGGTCCACGTGAATTGGCTGCCACCCGGCCGCACCACCAGCAACATGCCGATGAACCCGAGCACGACCATTGCCCATTTGCTGCGCGGGACATGGTCCTTGAGCACGAGTGCGGCGAGCAGGGTGGAGATGAGCGGCGCGAGCATCGCAAGGGATGTCGTCACGGGAAGCGGCAGATGCCGCAAGCCAGCGAAAGTACACGCCGAGTTGGTGAGCAGCAGTAAAGCGCGAACGATCTGCAGCTTCAGGCTGTCGGTGCGAAAGAGCTTGAGCGTGCCGAGCCGCGCTTGCCACACGCCGAGCACGATCATCTGGAATAGATAGCGCACCCAAAGAAGCGCCAGTATGGGAACCGCCGTGCCGATGACCTTGACGGTGGAATCGCTCGCGGCGAAGGTAGCGGTCGTCAAGACCATGATCGCGATGCCGGCTACCGTGTTATCGGTATCAATGCGGAAACGCGCTTTGCCCTCAATGGTTGCCATGGGTGTCCGTTGTTCGCCTGATCGCGGGCGCGCCTCGAAAAAGGCTGCGCTCCGTCGGGCAGTCTCTTATGGATGACGGCGTTTTAAGCCGTTGCTTCCATTTTGCGGACGTCGACCGCTCGTGGCAAGCCGACAGTAATCTTCTTTTCCGTCGTGTTGTGCTCAGGTCACGGCGCGTCGACAAATGAACTAGACGGTTCGAACAAAGCACGCGCGCACTTTTTCGGGACGCGAAGGCGCTCGGTGCGCGTCGCCGTCGTTTCTCAAAAGTCTCGCCGATATGTCTCGAAATCGAATCTGGTCCGTCTATAAACCCATTCAGCAAAGTTCAAGAAAGCGAACCGCTGAATTTCGGCAATCTCGAATTGTCCGGTCGCCGCGTCTCTTATTCTGAGGGTGAAGCTTTATTGAGTTAGTTCCGAAAAAAATGGATGGCGTTTTTGAGAATTAGATTAGATCAATCCTAGCTCTGCCTGCTTATTATTCTCTCAACGCCACGCACCTTGAACGACGCAAGCAGCAACTTGTCGATGGCCGCGTCAAGCGTCAAACATTCATTATTCGTTTCCCGGAGTTTCTTCATGCAGAAAGCTATTTCCCTCAGCGCCGCACTCTTCTCGATGATGGTCGCCCTTGCGTCGATGAACGCCAACGCCGCCGACGGCACGATCACCATCAACGGCGCGGTGTCGGATACGACCTGCTCGATCAATGGCACGGCTGCCGGTTCGCCGGCAAACGTGACGGCTACGTTGCCGACCGTTTCCGCAAGCGCGCTTGCGTCGGCTGGCGCCACGGCGGGCGTTTCCAAGCTCGGCGACATCCAGTTGCAATTGACCGGCTGCACGGGCTCGGCCACCAAGGCAGTGGCGCACTTCGAGAACGGTTCCACCGTTGACCAAAGCAGCGGCAATCTGATCAATCAGGCGCTGACGCAGCCGGCGACCAACGTGCAAGTGCGTCTCTTGAACTCGCAAATGCAGCCGATCAACATCCTCACCAACGCCAATAACGATGTCGCGGTCAACGGCGCATCGATCTCGGCCGGCGCGGGCAACCTCAACTACTTCGCGCAGTACTATGCGACGGGTCAGGCTCAGCCGGGCGCGGTCAACACGATGGTCCAGTACTCCATTCAGTATCAGTAAAGCCATCGATGCAGGGTCCGGGCGCGCGCCACGTTTTGATTCGGCAAGCGTCCGGTTGCAGTGAATGACATCAACCGTCGAGTGATGGCCGCAATGAAATCGATGAAACGATCGCTCGCCATGGCAGGTCTCCTTGCCGCGATGGTCGCGGGCTCCGCGCACGCCAGTGTGACAATCGGCGCGACGCGCGTGGTGTATCCGCTGGATCAGCGTGAAGTCACCGTGAAGCTGAACAACGACAGCTCGCACCCGGCGCTCGTGCAG includes these proteins:
- a CDS encoding NADPH-dependent F420 reductase → MKIGIIGAGNIGQVLALRFGERGHEVRIANSRGPDTLGEVERATGAQAVEAREAVQGADLVVVTIPESKVPLLSKDLLAGAPASLIVIDTGNYYPRQRDGRIDGIENGLPESRWVEEKIGRPVIKAFNNIYAAHLRNHGKPAGTAGRIALPVAGDDHKAKKVVMQLVDEIGFDPVDAGEIDDSWRQQPATPVYTADLDAAGVRHALHEASPQRKPEWRATDESPGDFDNPR
- the ribA gene encoding GTP cyclohydrolase II; its protein translation is MKTASPAFDQLKPRPGFGECPECDDVELAATATIPTRYGTFASYVYRVKETDVEHIAFVMGDVSNGESVLTRLHSECVTGDVFGSYRCDCGEQLDLALRYIAAENRGILLYLRGHEGRGIGLANKIRAYALQEQGLDTVDANLHLGLPDDAREYDSAAAILRSMDVKSVRLMSNNPSKFDTLLRHDIPVKERVALAIPMREENERYIKTKQARFGHYFDENE
- a CDS encoding 2OG-Fe(II) oxygenase, encoding MKVLDRDINARVDALDWTDIEHQLDSQGSAIAPGLFSREECATLAALYDDDATFRSRIVMERYSFGRGEYKYFAYPLPETLQTVRSTVYPHLAPIANKWHEVMGIETRFPPVHGEFIERCHYAGQTRPTPLLLRYVPGDYNCLHQDLYGEHVFPIQMAVLLSAPEQDFTGGEFVMTEQRPRMQSRAEVVPLAQGDAAFFAVHQRPVQGSRGPYRVNMRHGVSRLRSGRRHMLGVIFHDAS
- a CDS encoding hemerythrin domain-containing protein translates to MTAAQAPHPQDALAILEADHRAVEQLFDAFERAEKDDLERKTTLVQRACELLSIHSIVEEELLYPAARTALGTDEKIDVDEAYVEHFLVKTLIEKFSQIKAGDEGFDATFKVLSENVKHHVEEEETELFPEIRKTKSVDLIALGKKIEARKEALQNRITEVATAH
- a CDS encoding ATP-dependent DNA helicase, with amino-acid sequence MHTASDSAANLACGDPAYTVAVRALCEFTSKQGDLDLRFTPAPSAQEGIAGHVTVASRRPAGYLKEISLAEDFGPLRVRGRADGFDPVRNRLEEVKTYRGKLESMPQNHRHLHWAQARVYAHLMCKKLGLDEIEVALVYFDIVEQTESVLVETQTALALKAHYEDQCTRFIAWAEQEMRHRAAREAALTALVFPHTEFRPGQRALAEAVYRAAASSRCLLAQAPTGIGKTVGTLFPLLKAWPKQQLDKIYFLTAKSAGRQLALDALGTIVGAAEKTAAPADAATAKAKATATPFPLRVIELVARDKACEYPDRACHGDSCPLARGFYDRLPAARADALARAHLDRASTAEVARHHEVCPYYLSQELSRWADVIVGDYNYYFDTSAMLFALAETNRWRVSVLVDEAHNLIDRARGMYSASLDRASFDAMRRAAPPLLKKTLARVARTFSDTSREQETAGIDYAPLAEPPAQLLTALGQAVSLMTEMLGEQADLFSPDTMRFYFDAVHFTRIAERFGSHSIVDISLSGHASAKKRNVVLCLRNVIPAPHLAGRFASAHSVALFSATLTPTHFYADTLGLPETSAFIDVESPFSADQLDVRAIADVSTRYRDRRQSVARIADMIAAQYGLAEGNYLSFFSSFEYLAQVAAEFAVRHPGIPSWQQSRAMSEAAQHDFLARFVPDGRGVGFAVLGGAFGEAVDLPGTRLIGAFVATLGLPQLNPVNEQMKVRMQDAFGAGYDYAYLFPGLQKVVQAAGRVIRGPQDRGVLYLIDDRFARSEVRRLLPAWWRVNVMRERDLSALSSSA
- a CDS encoding DOPA 4,5-dioxygenase family protein; this encodes MHAINTSAIKGWHAHIYFDAASRDAAWAIWEVISTHFAAELETGKLILGRFHERPVGPHPMWSFQLGFGREDLVPIFEWLTLNHGALDVFMHPNTEDELRDHRDSAVWIGRSHELRLDGWK
- the phaP gene encoding TIGR01841 family phasin (Members of this family are phasins (small proteins associated with inclusions such as PHA granules). Note that several different families of phasins have been named PhaP despite very little sequence similarity to each other.), coding for MSSLAPENLIASQKAGFDASFGLATRAVEGFEKLIDLNTRTFKTALDEHQNFVARVFSVRDPKEFFALQSQQSQAGAQRVAAYWQSFHEIAAGVRGVYVEAAQDQLEKSQRNAQALVSTLASSAPAGSEAVVNAWKSAIDAATESANSAYEAARKSARQVVEAAETDASVATQGAVRVVSSKGTSVKKA
- a CDS encoding XRE family transcriptional regulator; translated protein: MQKANVSSAKAADWLDVTEHDVHFWRRGITVPPLHAFNRIARQLDIDVHWLCTGQAQQTHQAQVAG
- a CDS encoding DMT family transporter, with translation MATIEGKARFRIDTDNTVAGIAIMVLTTATFAASDSTVKVIGTAVPILALLWVRYLFQMIVLGVWQARLGTLKLFRTDSLKLQIVRALLLLTNSACTFAGLRHLPLPVTTSLAMLAPLISTLLAALVLKDHVPRSKWAMVVLGFIGMLLVVRPGGSQFTWTVVFPIGAATTFACFQVVSSHLSRVDDAVTTNFLTALVATIVLCTLMWMDQSQMLPELALVEWKSWLLVALMATMATIGQLLMLQALRRAALSVLTPFSYSQLAFAAFFSWVLFGQVPDRWMAIGMCVIAASGIGTVLMHGRKPAVLPDSTP
- a CDS encoding fimbrial protein; the protein is MQKAISLSAALFSMMVALASMNANAADGTITINGAVSDTTCSINGTAAGSPANVTATLPTVSASALASAGATAGVSKLGDIQLQLTGCTGSATKAVAHFENGSTVDQSSGNLINQALTQPATNVQVRLLNSQMQPINILTNANNDVAVNGASISAGAGNLNYFAQYYATGQAQPGAVNTMVQYSIQYQ